In one Betta splendens chromosome 14, fBetSpl5.4, whole genome shotgun sequence genomic region, the following are encoded:
- the sec24a gene encoding protein transport protein Sec24A isoform X2 — protein MSTAGFNSQNGTGSGQVYANGPSQNPPALQQLPGVGYGMTHQQTYNPMQAKVPAPPGPGLYPFGAHQPVAPVSSYQTGQTLSSYTAPPSQSLLTRPPLGTPPSHTPPQSASPSPGPRLPPAQGTPPPPPVSSNSYYPNPQQQQQQQQQQQQQQQQQPQPQQPPPPPMAQPWQYNTAPPPVGPPTSMTAPPRGPVANHVNPASSLTVPPPPSSAAYVSAPPGQQLRSAAQPSVPGMPPSSLHPYAQPGSAPPPVNPMAPHSYQTGIAPYVGAPPAMKPTPPPTGLPVARATPPPPKADAQCGAALNSVQSPTEPDSQEGDIECPGAVAGNGPPASNSYNHVDNTMAVPPQPGPPGRHLGHYPSLPPGYQNTSAPPNATSTAHPAIQSATQPYTHAAQRYQQPPAGPGPAQLSPSLAAMSLQSSTPEALRVVNLLQERNLLPTGPISAPTPCLPQDLQKINCSPEVFRCTLTSIPQNQSLLSKAKMPLGLLLHPFKDLSQLPVVTSSTIVRCRSCRTYINPFVSFLDQRRWKCNLCYRVNDVPEEFMYNPVSRSYGEPHKRPEVQNATIEFIAPSEYMLRPPQPAVYLFVLDVSHNALETGYLNVFCQSLLDNINALPGDSRTKVGFITFDSTIHFYNLQEGLSQPQMLIVSDIEDIFLPTPDSLLVNLNECKELVQDLLKSLPTLFEKTMETQSALGPALQAAFKLLSPTGGRMSVFQTQLPNLGVGALQSREDPNQRASAKDIQHLSPATDFYKKLALDCSGQQVAVDLFLLSARYCDLASLGCISRYSAGSVYYYPSYHHQHNPAQVERFQKDLKRYLTRKIGFEAVMRIRCTKGLSIHTFHGNFFVRSTDLLSLPNVNPDAGFAVQMSIEENLDDMQVVSFQAALLYTSSKGERRIRVHTLCLPVVNSMSDIFAGADVQAIAGLLACMAVDRSVSASLSDARDAMTNAAIDSLMSYRQSVLTIQQPGLLAPACLRLFPLYILALLKQRAFRTGTSTRLDDRVFAMCQLKYQPLVYSMLMIHPALYRVDDLTDEGALNINERTIPQPRVLQLSVEKLSREAAFLMDAGTVMYLWIGRNCNPNFLTQVLGVPSYAAVPDNLYLLPELDTAESQRTRAFIGWLKDQRPFFPSLHVIRDESQLKASFMQNMIEDRTESALSYYEFLLHLQQQISK, from the exons ATGTCAACGGCGGGGTTTAACTCCCAGAACGGAACGGGGTCGGGTCAAGTGTATGCTAATG GTCCGTCACAGAATCCACCTGCCCTGCAGCAGCTACCAGGGGTCGGCTATGGCATGACTCACCAACAGACTTACAATCCAATGCAGGCCAAAGTTCCTGCACCCCCTGGCCCTGGACTCTACCCCTTTGGGGCACATCAGCCTGTAGCCCCAGTCAGTTCCTACCAGACTGGCCAAACACTCTCTTCCTATACAGCTCCCCCCAGCCAGTCGCTGCTGACCAGGCCTCCATTGGGAACTCCTCCATCCCATACGCCTCCTCAGTCTGCGAGCCCGAGTCCTGGGCCGAGGCTGCCCCCTGCCCAGGGcacaccgccacctcctcctgtgtcttCAAATAGTTACTACCCGaacccgcagcagcagcagcagcagcagcagcagcagcagcagcagcagcagcagcagccgcagccgcagcagccgccgccaccACCTATGGCCCAACCATGGCAGTACAACACAGCTCCGCCACCAGTGGGGCCACCCACTTCCATGACTGCTCCTCCACGTGGTCCTGTGGCGAATCACGTGAACCCAGCTTCAAGCTTGACGGTGCCGCCACCACCGTCGTCAGCAGCTTACGTTTCTGCACCACCTGGCCAGCAGCTGCGTAGTGCTGCCCAGCCTTCAGTCCCAGGGATGCCCCCCTCTTCTCTGCATCCATACGCCCAGCCAG gctctgctcctccaccagtGAATCCCATGGCTCCTCACTCATACCAAACAGGCATAGCTCCCTATGTAGGAGCCCCCCCAGCCATGAAACCCACACCACCTCCCACAGGGCTCCCAGTGGCCAGAGCCACGCCCCCTCCCCCCAAGGCCGATg CTCAGTGCGGGGCGGCTCTCAACAGCGTTCAGTCCCCCACTGAGCCGGACTCTCAGGAAGGGGATATTGAATGTCCAG GAGCTGTGGCTGGCAACGGCCCACCAGCATCAAACAGCTATAATCATGTTGACAACACAATGG CTGTGCCGCCCCAGCCCGGACCACCCGGTCGCCACTTGGGGCATTACCCGTCCCTCCCCCCTGGGTACCAGAACACCTCTGCTCCTCCGAATGCCACTTCTACAGCGCACCCTGCCATTCAATCTGCCACACAGCCTTACACTCATGCAGCTCAGCGATACCAGCAG CCACCTGCAGGTCCAGGGCCAGCCCAGCTCAGTCCATCTCTGGCAGCCATGAGCCTCCAGTCTAGCACCCCAGAGGCGCTGAGAGTGGtcaacctgctgcaggagaggaaCCTGCTGCCAACAGGTCCCATCTCTGCCCCAACACCCTGCCTGCCCCAGGACCTGCAAAAGATCAACTGCAGCCCAGA AGTTTTCCGTTGTACTCTGACCAGCATCCCTCAGAACCAGTCTCTGCTCAGTAAGGCCAAGATGCCGCTGGGTCTGCTGCTCCACCCCTTCAAAGACCTCTCG CAACTTCCCGTGGTTACATCCAGCACCATCGTTAGATGTCGGTCCTGCAGAACCTACATCAACCCCTTTGTCTCGTTCCTGGACCAGAGGAGGTGGAAATGCAACCTGTGCTACCGGGTCAATGATG TTCCAGAAGAGTTCATGTACAACCCAGTCAGCAGATCCTATGGAGAGCCACACAAAAGACCAGAAGTCCAGAACGCTACCATTGAATTCATTGCTCCTTCAGAATACATG TTGAGGCCACCGCAGCCTGCTGTTTACCTCTTTGTTCTGGATGTATCCCACAATGCATTGGAGACAGGCTACCTGAATGTGTTCTGCCAGTCACTGCTGGACAACATCAATGC GCTTCCTGGAGACTCGCGGACAAAGGTGGGCTTCATCACCTTCGACAGCACCATCCACTTCTACAACCTCCAGGAGGGACTCTCGCAGCCGCAGATGCTCATTGTGTCTGACATCgaag ATATCTTTTTACCAACACCAGACAGCCTTCTAGTAAACCTTAATGAATGCAAGGAG CTTGTGCAGGATCTGCTGAAGAGTCTGCCAACTTTATTTGAGAAGACCATGGAGACTCAGTCTGCTTTGGGTCCAGCTCTGCAAGCAGCCTTCAAACTGCTGTCGCCCACCGGGGGGCGCATGTCTGTGTTCCAGACTCAGCTACCCAACCTTGGTGTGGGGGCACTCCAGTCCAGAGAAGACCCCAACCAGCGGGCTTCTGCCAAG GACATCCAGCACTTATCGCCTGCAACAGACTTCTACAAGAAGCTGGCTTTGGACTGCTCTGGGCAGCAGGTGGCTGTCGACCTGTTCCTCCTCAGCGCTCGGTACTGTGACCTGGCTTCGCTTG GCTGTATATCCAGATACTCAGCAGGGAGTGTTTACTACTACCCCTCctaccaccaccagcacaaTCCCGCTCAGGTGGAGCGTTTCCAGAAGGATCTAAAGAGATACTTAACCAGGAAGATTGGCTTTGAAGCTGTCATGAGAATACGCTGCACCAAAG GTCTGTCTATCCACACGTTCCACGGGAACTTCTTTGTGCGCTCCACAGATCTGCTGTCCCTCCCAAATGTGAATCCAGATGCTGGTTTTGCGGTTCAGATGTCCATTGAGGAAAACCTGGATGACATGCAGGTTGTCTCTTTTCAGGCCGCACTGCTTTACACATCTAGCAAAG GAGAAAGGAGGATTCGCGTCCACACCTTGTGCCTCCCAGTGGTTAATTCTATGTCGGATATCTttgctggagctgatgttcaAGCCATTGCTGGGCTTCTGGCCTGTATGG ctgtggaCCGGTCAGTGTCTGCCAGTCTGAGTGACGCCAGAGATGCGATGACCAATGCTGCCATTGACTCCTTGATGTCATACAGACAATCAGTGTTGACCATCCAGCAGCCCGGGTTGCTGGCCCCAGCCTGCCTCAGACTATTCCCTCTGTACATCCTTGCTCTGCTCAAACAG AGAGCGTTCAGGACAGGCACCAGCACCAGGCTGGATGACCGAGTGTTTGCCATGTGTCAGCTGAAGTACCAACCGCTGGTGTACTCCATGCTGATGATCCACCCTGCTCTGTACCGTGTCGACGATCTGACCGATGAG GGAGCTTTGAACATCAATGAGCGAACCATCCCTCAGCCTAGAGTGCTACAGTTGTCTGTGGAGAAGCTCAGCAGGGAGGCAGCTTTCCTCATGGATGCTGGAACG GTGATGTATCTGTGGATTGGAAGAAACTGCAACCCCAACTTCCTAACACAAGTCCTGGGGGTTCCCAGCTATGCTGCCGTGCCTGATAACCTG taTTTGCTCCCAGAGCTGGATACAGCCGAGTCGCAGAGAACCAGGGCCTTCATTGGCTGGCTGAAGGATCAGAGGCCATTCTTCCCCTCTCTGCATGTCATCAG GGACGAGAGCCAGTTGAAGGCCAGCTTTATGCAGAACATGATTGAGGACCGAACGGAGTCGGCCCTCTCGTACTACGAGTTcctgctccatctccaacaGCAAATCTCCAAATAA